The genomic DNA CGGCACGGGCGTTCTCGGCACGATCTTTTACGCGCAGGAAAGCGTTTTCGACCTGACGAACAATATGCTCTTCAAATACCTGTATAACAATCTGTTTTACGAAGAGGAAGGGCATTCCATGTACACGGATATATCCGTGCTTTTAAAAGGTTCGGACGAACGGATGGCGTTTACGCCCGCTTTCGAAGATTTCGTCAAGGGGCGCATCGAAGATTACAAGGAACTCGGCGCAAAGCAGTGCGTCGCGCTCAATGCCGAACTGGAAAAATTCGCCTCGCTCGCGGGAGATCTGCCCGCCGCGGAATGGTACGTGCTGGATATCGTTACCACGAATTTAAGTTATATCGGGTTCGGAATGAACGCGGAAAAAGTAGCGGACATCGCGGGTATTTTTCCCGTATTCTTTATCGTGGTCGCGGCGCTGGTCGCGCTCACGTCCATGACGCGCATGGTCGAAGAGGACCGCATGCAGATCGGCACGTTCAAGGCGCTCGGCTACACGAACGGGCGCATCATGTCTAAATATATGATCTACTGCTGTATCGCGAGCATCGTGGGCTGCGTGGTCGGCGTGCTGTTCGGATTCAGCCTTTTGCCCACCATCTTCTGGCAGGCATATAAGATCATGTACTATCTGCCGCCGCTCTCGCTCGCGTTTTCCCCTTGGTTCGCCGTCATCACGCTCGCCGTGGCGCTGGCGGGCACCATGCTGGTCACTTACTTTGCGGCACGCTCGTCGCTCAAAGAAAAGCCTTCCCAACTCATGCAGCCCAAGGCGCCCAAAGCGGGCAAACGCATCGTTCTCGAACGCGTCGGATTCGTGTGGAATCATTTGAAATTCAAGTATAAAGCGACGCTGCGCAATATATTCCGCTATAAACGGAATATGTTTATGACAATTCTCTCGGTCATGGGCTGTACCGCGCTCATGCTCGTAGGGTTCGGGCTGAACGATTCGGTAACGGCTGCCATCGACACGCAGTTCAACGAGATCGTTCAATACGAGGCGCTCGTGGAGTACAGCGCCATCGACGAGGGAGGCGCGCTCGAATCTTTTCTCCAAGGAACGGATTGCGAAGATTACGTTTCGCTGTACGGTGAAGACGGGCACGTGGAACTGCAAAAAGACGGGGAAAAATTCACCGAATCGGTAGAACTTTACGCCGTAAAAGCGGACGATCAAAAATTTAACTCGTTTTTAGCCTTGCGTAATTCCAAAAAGTCTGCTATAATAGATTTGAGTAAAAACGGGGTGGCGATTTCGGAAAATATAGCGGACGGCTATGGGGTAGCCGTCGGCGATTCCATTGTTTACAGGCGTTCCGACGGAACGAAGGAAACCTTGACCGTTACGGCGATCGCGGAAAATTATATGGGTAATTATCTGTACGTCGACAGCGCGTATTACGCCGAACTGTTCGGAGAAAAGAAAGACAACACGCTCTTCGTCAAGACGGGGATCTCCCCCGAAGATTACGACGACCTTGCGAAAACGCTCCTTTCCGACAGCGGGGTAAACGGGGTCACCTTCACGGCTAACAACAGAAAGACTTACGAGGGATTGGAACAGACCATGGGCTTTGTGATCGCGGTCCTTGTCGTCTGCGCGGGAGCGCTGGCGGCGATCGTGCTCTACAATCTGACGAATATAAATATCGACGAAAGGCGGCGGGAGATCGCGACGCTGCGCGTTCTGGGCTACCGCAAGCGGGAGGTCGCAGGTTATATTTACCGCGAAAGCGCGGTTCTGACCGTCATCGGCGCGCTTTTGGGCCTGGGACTTGGCGTACTTCTGCATATGTTTCTGGTCACGCGTATCAACGGCGTCGCCATGATGTTTGCGAGCGTCATCGGCGTCGGAAGTTATTTTTATTCGTTGGGACTTACGGTACTGTTCGCGGGAATCGTCTATGCTTTCATGCTGATCAAACTCAATAAGATCAATATGGCGGATTCCTTAAAGTCCAACGAATAAACACAGGAGAGGAACTGTCTGATGGAAGATGAAAAATTGCGCGACGCGCTGATCCAGCAACTTTGGCGCATGAATAAAATGGATATCGTCACGCACCTGCGCGAATTTATCGAGGGAGAACTCGCCACGTTGTGGTTTTTAAACGTCAGCGGAGATACGACAATTATCCCTTCCATGATCAGCGACAATCTGCGTATCAGCCGCGCGCGCACCGCCATCATTTTGCGCACATTGCGCGAAAAGGGCTATGTGACGATGGATATTTCCGAGGAAGACCGCCGTAAGATGACGGTGCTGCTCACGGAATCGGGAAAGAGTTACCTCGACGAAAAGTATGATTTTCTGCTCGCATATTTCGATAAATATATCGAAGTGTTGGGCGCGGACAATATAGAGGAACTTACCGAACTTTTAAAACTGACTGCAGATAAAGAGGCTTGCCTCGCTTCCTGGATAGAAGAAGAAAAACGCAAGAAGGAGGGAAAGGACGCATGATCGATAACGAATCGGGAGAAGACTATCTCGAAGCGGTATTGCAACTTGCCTCGTCCGAAAGGGAAGTGCATTCGGTGGACGTCGCCCGCAAACTGGGCGTATCCAAGCCCGCCGTTACAAAGGCGATGAAGATCCTGCGCGCCAAAGGCTATGTGGAAGTGGAAAACAACCATATCGTTCTTACGGACGAAGGACGGGAATACGCGCAAGCCGTGTACGAAAAGCACAAAAATATCGCGGCGTTTCTATGCGCGCTGGGCGTAAATGAGGAGACCGCGGAGGCGGACGCCTGCCGTTTCGAGCATATGATCAGCGGCGAAACGTACGAGGCGATGCTCCGCTATTTGAAAAAAGCGTGAATTTCGGGCGGCATTCGCTTGCCAAATTTCCGTAAAAATGGTAACATGATAAAAAAACAAAAGCGGGCGGGGATCGCCGGATCTCCCTTCCGCTGCACGTTCGATGCCCTTTCCGTAGGCCGAAGAAGGAGAGGGATGATCGGACGTTTTTTTTATGGAGGTTAGGGGTGCAAACGGCAAGCGTCGGCAAAACGTTCTTAAGGTATACTTTTTTCAGCGTGCTGGGCATGGTGGGCATTTCCTGCTATATCCTGGCGGATACTTTTTTCATCGCGCGCGGCGTGGGGCGGGACGGACTGACCGCGCTCAATCTCGCGCTGCCCGCGTACAGCGTCCTGCACGGTACGGGGCTGATGATCGGCATGGGCGCCGCCACCCGCTTTTCTCTCTTGCAAGGGCGGGGCGAAACGGAAAAAGGAAACCGCGTATTTACGAGCGCCCTCTGTTTCGCGCTGGCGTTCGGCGTTTTATACCTGCTGTGCGGGCTGTTTCTCGCACGTCCGATTTCCTACGCGCTCGGCGCGCGCGGCGAAGTTCTGGACATGACCGCCGACTATCTGGGCACTTTTCTCAAATTTTCGCCCGCGTTCATGGTCAATAACGTGATGCTGTGTTTTATCCGCAACGACAAAAATCCCAATCTCGCCATGATCTCCATGCTCAGCGGCAGTTTTTTGAATATCGCGCTCGATTACGTGTTCGTGTTTCCATGCAATATGGGGATGTTCGGCGCGGCGCTCGCGACGGGATTCGCACCCATGCTCGGCGTACTGCTCTCGTCCGTGCATTTTTTGCAGCGAAAAAATACTTTCCGCCTTGTATGCGCGCTTCCGTCTTTCCGTCATTTGGGGGATATGTGCTCGCTGGGCGTGTCGTCTTTCATCACGGAACTTTCCTCGGGGCTGGTCATTCTCGTGTTCAACGTGATTATTTTAAGACTGAACGGGGACGTCGGCGTTGCGGCGTACGGCGTGATCGCCAATATTTCGCTCGTCGTGCTGTCCGTATTTACGGGCATCGCGCAGGGCTTGCAGCCCGTGGTCAGCCGCTATCTGGGGCAGGGAGAGGAGAAAAACGCCGCCAAGGCGATGAAACTCGCCCTCTTGACGGCGGCGGGATTCGCGCTTTCGGCGTATCTTTTCGGCGCGCTGTTCGCAAACCCCATCGTGAATATCTTCAACCGCGACAACGACGCGCAACTGACGCAGATCGCCGTCCACGGACTGTATCTGTATTTTGCGGGCTTTGTATTCGCGGGCGTCAATATCGTAACGGCGGTGTACTTCGGCGGCATAGATCTGCCGCGCGAATCTTTTGCCATCTCGCTTATGCGCGGCTTTATATTCATCATTCCCGCCGCCTTCGCGCTCTCTGCGCTCTTTGACATGACGGGCGTCTGGCTCTCCTTTCCCGTGGCGGAGATACTCACCGCGTGTGCCGCAGTCTTCCTGCTCCGTCGCCATCGCAAAAAAAACAGGCTCCGCCTGTCCTAAATTGCCCGCGGCGTAATAGTACAAGCAGAGAAAAACATACATTAAACCTACAATGAGGTGACGTATGTTTTTTGAATTTCTGTATGCCGTTTTAGGCAAGTTGGTCTTTTTCACTTCCGCCATCGGCGGAAAAAGTTCTTTTCCCAAACCTCTCTCTCCCGAGGACGAGGCGAAGTACCTGCGCCTCGCGCGCGAAGGCGACAAAAATGCCAAGGATACACTCGTGCGTCACAATA from Candidatus Borkfalkia ceftriaxoniphila includes the following:
- a CDS encoding MATE family efflux transporter; its protein translation is MQTASVGKTFLRYTFFSVLGMVGISCYILADTFFIARGVGRDGLTALNLALPAYSVLHGTGLMIGMGAATRFSLLQGRGETEKGNRVFTSALCFALAFGVLYLLCGLFLARPISYALGARGEVLDMTADYLGTFLKFSPAFMVNNVMLCFIRNDKNPNLAMISMLSGSFLNIALDYVFVFPCNMGMFGAALATGFAPMLGVLLSSVHFLQRKNTFRLVCALPSFRHLGDMCSLGVSSFITELSSGLVILVFNVIILRLNGDVGVAAYGVIANISLVVLSVFTGIAQGLQPVVSRYLGQGEEKNAAKAMKLALLTAAGFALSAYLFGALFANPIVNIFNRDNDAQLTQIAVHGLYLYFAGFVFAGVNIVTAVYFGGIDLPRESFAISLMRGFIFIIPAAFALSALFDMTGVWLSFPVAEILTACAAVFLLRRHRKKNRLRLS
- a CDS encoding MarR family winged helix-turn-helix transcriptional regulator — encoded protein: MEDEKLRDALIQQLWRMNKMDIVTHLREFIEGELATLWFLNVSGDTTIIPSMISDNLRISRARTAIILRTLREKGYVTMDISEEDRRKMTVLLTESGKSYLDEKYDFLLAYFDKYIEVLGADNIEELTELLKLTADKEACLASWIEEEKRKKEGKDA
- a CDS encoding ABC transporter permease, translating into MKRFTKTIAKEFTSGFGRFIAIMAIIALGVGFMIGVMQATPDMKNSMDKYYEENAAFDLGLKSVYAFSEDDVAEVLALQDENGKALTERAFAYTSADAPVTITRGGEADVETIARVNAVDFAALQGDGGVNRLTLVEGRFPEKPDEVVVQRKTNYILDVKVGDVITVTGDTTLDFDVPLSKSVLTESTFEVVGVVSSPDYYYFDAREVTTLGTGVLGTIFYAQESVFDLTNNMLFKYLYNNLFYEEEGHSMYTDISVLLKGSDERMAFTPAFEDFVKGRIEDYKELGAKQCVALNAELEKFASLAGDLPAAEWYVLDIVTTNLSYIGFGMNAEKVADIAGIFPVFFIVVAALVALTSMTRMVEEDRMQIGTFKALGYTNGRIMSKYMIYCCIASIVGCVVGVLFGFSLLPTIFWQAYKIMYYLPPLSLAFSPWFAVITLAVALAGTMLVTYFAARSSLKEKPSQLMQPKAPKAGKRIVLERVGFVWNHLKFKYKATLRNIFRYKRNMFMTILSVMGCTALMLVGFGLNDSVTAAIDTQFNEIVQYEALVEYSAIDEGGALESFLQGTDCEDYVSLYGEDGHVELQKDGEKFTESVELYAVKADDQKFNSFLALRNSKKSAIIDLSKNGVAISENIADGYGVAVGDSIVYRRSDGTKETLTVTAIAENYMGNYLYVDSAYYAELFGEKKDNTLFVKTGISPEDYDDLAKTLLSDSGVNGVTFTANNRKTYEGLEQTMGFVIAVLVVCAGALAAIVLYNLTNINIDERRREIATLRVLGYRKREVAGYIYRESAVLTVIGALLGLGLGVLLHMFLVTRINGVAMMFASVIGVGSYFYSLGLTVLFAGIVYAFMLIKLNKINMADSLKSNE
- a CDS encoding metal-dependent transcriptional regulator, whose product is MIDNESGEDYLEAVLQLASSEREVHSVDVARKLGVSKPAVTKAMKILRAKGYVEVENNHIVLTDEGREYAQAVYEKHKNIAAFLCALGVNEETAEADACRFEHMISGETYEAMLRYLKKA